GAATCGGTAAAAGAAAGTCTGGATTTTGGAAATAAAGCCCAGGACTTTCTTAAGTCACTGCCTGCGATGACCATTGCGGGCGCGGGAGGGGTGACGGTGGCGCAATATTTTTTTAAAGCATCCACTTTCGAGCTTTGGGGATTCGGTCTTATACTCACAGGCATTGGGTATTTTTTCAATCAGTATATAGTGCTCTGGGTGCGCCGGAAAAAGCAGATGCTTTATGTGACCCAGGATTATGAGCGAGGACTGTACTACGAACAGTACCTTGACCGTGTACGCCTGGTTCTGCTTGCTCTTTTTCTTGATCTTGAGCGGATTCACAAGCGGGTATTCAGAGAGAACTATGAGGCGGACACCACATCGGTTGCAGTTCAATCGATTATCGACGACATTTTGTCCGGGGTTCGCTCAACTTTTTGCCCGTACGCTTACAAACATATGGCTGAGAAAAAAGTGACCCCTGAGTTGTGGACTCTGTGCGAAAGCGGTATTCGCAAGGCAGTGGAGAACTGCCCACTGTGGGAAGGGGGACAGCAGAGTGAAAACCGTATCGACAGTTTGTAATTATGGCCAAAACCGTTCTTGTTACCGGCGCGTCCGGGTTTATCGGGTCGCATCTGGTGGGGCGGTGCTTGGCGGATGGCTGTCGCGTGAAGGCGCTGGTGCGGAAGGGGAATGCATGCATCGATTCGCTGCGGGCTTCCGGTGTGGAGGTCATCGAGGGGGATGTGCGTGATGCCACCGCGGTCGATGCCGCCGTGCGTGAGAGTGACCTCGTGCTGCATGCTGCTGCGCTGACCTCCGACTGGGGGAAGATGCAGGAGTTCATCGACATCAACGTTGGCGGTACGCGCAACGTGTGCGAAGCGTCGCTTCGGCATGGTGTCGGACGGCTGGTGCATGTCAGTTCGTTCGAGTGTTTTGATCACCACTTGCTTGGCCGCATCGACGAGCAGACCCCCTACAAGGCGCGGAAGCAGTCCTATCCCGATACGAAAATCGGCGGCACAAACGAGGTGTGGGCGGCCATAAAGCGGGGGCTTTCAGCAAGCATTCTCTACCCGGTGTGGGTCTATGGCCCCGGTGACCGGACGCTGTTTCCGCTGCTGGCCGACAGCATCCTCCGGCGGCAACTCTTTTTCTGGGCGCGCAACGCGCCGATGAGCATGATTTATATCGACAACCTCGTCGATCTGACGATGCTGGCCGCCTCCCGTCCGGAAGCGGTGGGCGAGGCGTTCATGGCCTGCGACGGCGAGGCGATCACTTTCGAGGAGGTGTGCCGGCGCGTTGCCGTGGCGATTGGCTCGCCGGTGCCATCGCTTCACCTGCCGTTTGGCATGGTTCGGTCCGTTGCCGGGGTGATGGAGTTTGTCTGGCGGATCGCCGGAAGTAAGAAGCGTCCGCTCCTCACCCGGCAGGCGGTTGATGTGCTCGCCTCGCGGGCGCTGGCCGACGTGTCGAAAGCCCGCACGATGCTTGGCTGGCAAAGCCACGTGCCGCAGGAGGAGGGAATCCGTCGCACGCTGGAGTGGCTGGTGACGGTCGATCCGGCGCGGTGGAAGGTGAAATAATGTTTCGCCTCCGCCAGAAAAAAAGTTGTTTCCGGGGCTTCGCCCGTAAAGCGTTTTGGTGTCCGCATCGCGCGGGTTTACCCTCGTTAAGTCACCCGTCTGGCAGCCGGAAAATTACCCTCCGGCGTTGTCTGCCTTCCAAAAAATCGTTACCATTGATGAGTTCTTTCAGCATTACGGTGCCGGATGAAAGATGCCGGATAATAGGGAAGTGCGTGTGAATCGCACACTGTGCCCGCAACTGTAAGATGGTATGTCGCGCGACGACAGGAGCAGCTCTGCTTTTGTGGCCGTTGCGGATCGGGTGTATCCACTCCGCCAACCTCTGATAACCACGGGGAATGCGGGGGAAGGCTGCCCGGAGGAAAACGTCGAAGTAATTTCGCAGCCATCGAAGTCAGGAGACCTGCCGTAGTGGTTGGCGCCGAA
The nucleotide sequence above comes from Chlorobaculum tepidum TLS. Encoded proteins:
- a CDS encoding SDR family NAD(P)-dependent oxidoreductase, with the translated sequence MAKTVLVTGASGFIGSHLVGRCLADGCRVKALVRKGNACIDSLRASGVEVIEGDVRDATAVDAAVRESDLVLHAAALTSDWGKMQEFIDINVGGTRNVCEASLRHGVGRLVHVSSFECFDHHLLGRIDEQTPYKARKQSYPDTKIGGTNEVWAAIKRGLSASILYPVWVYGPGDRTLFPLLADSILRRQLFFWARNAPMSMIYIDNLVDLTMLAASRPEAVGEAFMACDGEAITFEEVCRRVAVAIGSPVPSLHLPFGMVRSVAGVMEFVWRIAGSKKRPLLTRQAVDVLASRALADVSKARTMLGWQSHVPQEEGIRRTLEWLVTVDPARWKVK